The Bacteroidota bacterium genome contains a region encoding:
- a CDS encoding serine/threonine protein kinase — translation MLTPNTVIQNYRLVRKLGEGGMGEVWLAEHLTIARKVAIKVLHAQYARNPKIQQRFRNEAATLSKLKHPNIVALYDFIESDSDIYLVMEYVEGRNLEEVVRTDTGPMPTAKLLQIFKQILSAVGYAHQQGVVHRDIKPSNFMIGDDGVVKVLDFGIAKLLEDDQHLTKTGLRMGTTFYMSPEQVNTEAVDHRSDIYSLGVTLFFLATGKAPYEGETSEYKVFDQIVRTPLPAGRTVYVGVAPEVDAVIAKATKKAPADRFQGCGEFWEGFAAPAKPVLPKEQLPSAANRYPNWKRISALAFLLGFIVVAVVLVSKNVKGTEPNNASIAREKAIEDSLFNDSLLRATVERDNQDVVAESKVPENEVPLEEQSDIDGDGIEDLNDACPKEKGSQGEQWLPKTSRDHDGISDSQDLCPDRFGNQLHRGCPDTDGDGVYDDHDQCITLIGTKTNYGCPLNDSDNDGLPDTSDRCPYAKGTKANFGCPDGYSVVEGDIDGDGVTDRLDKCPNEKGTKTNDGCPDQPQFENEDSDGDGVSNRMDKCPTAKGLMANSGCPEGYRTIDSDQDGDGVANLLDKCPNAKGTKKNHGCPDGYRID, via the coding sequence ATGCTCACTCCCAACACCGTCATCCAAAACTACCGCCTGGTCCGCAAGCTCGGCGAAGGCGGCATGGGCGAAGTTTGGCTCGCGGAGCATTTGACCATCGCGCGGAAGGTCGCCATCAAGGTCCTGCATGCGCAGTACGCGCGCAACCCGAAGATTCAGCAGCGCTTTCGCAACGAAGCGGCCACGCTTTCCAAGCTGAAGCATCCCAATATCGTGGCGCTGTATGACTTTATTGAAAGCGATTCCGACATCTACCTCGTGATGGAATATGTCGAGGGCCGCAATTTGGAGGAGGTGGTGCGCACCGACACGGGACCGATGCCCACGGCGAAGCTCTTGCAGATTTTCAAGCAGATTCTGTCTGCGGTGGGTTATGCGCATCAGCAAGGTGTGGTGCACCGCGACATCAAGCCCTCCAATTTTATGATCGGCGACGATGGCGTCGTCAAGGTCTTGGACTTCGGAATCGCCAAACTCCTCGAAGACGATCAGCACCTCACCAAGACCGGCCTTCGCATGGGCACCACCTTCTACATGAGTCCCGAGCAGGTGAATACCGAGGCGGTAGATCATCGCTCAGACATCTATTCCCTCGGCGTGACCCTGTTTTTCCTCGCGACCGGCAAGGCCCCCTACGAAGGCGAAACCTCGGAGTACAAGGTCTTCGATCAAATCGTGCGCACGCCGCTGCCCGCAGGGCGGACGGTGTACGTGGGCGTGGCCCCGGAGGTGGATGCGGTGATCGCAAAGGCGACGAAGAAGGCTCCTGCGGATCGGTTTCAGGGGTGTGGGGAGTTTTGGGAGGGGTTTGCGGCGCCGGCGAAACCTGTTTTGCCCAAAGAGCAACTTCCTTCAGCGGCAAATCGGTACCCGAATTGGAAACGGATCAGTGCATTGGCATTCCTGCTTGGATTCATTGTGGTCGCCGTCGTACTTGTTAGCAAAAATGTGAAGGGAACGGAACCAAACAATGCTTCGATCGCGCGTGAAAAGGCGATTGAGGATTCGCTTTTCAACGATTCCTTGTTGAGGGCAACAGTTGAGCGTGACAATCAGGATGTTGTAGCAGAATCGAAAGTACCGGAGAACGAAGTGCCACTTGAGGAGCAAAGTGACATTGACGGGGATGGAATCGAGGATTTGAACGACGCGTGTCCGAAAGAGAAAGGGAGCCAAGGAGAACAATGGCTGCCCAAAACGAGTCGAGATCATGATGGAATTTCTGACTCTCAGGATTTATGCCCAGATAGGTTTGGTAATCAATTGCATAGAGGTTGTCCCGATACTGATGGAGATGGAGTGTATGATGATCATGATCAGTGCATTACTCTAATTGGTACTAAAACGAATTATGGATGTCCCCTCAACGATTCTGATAACGATGGTTTGCCTGATACATCGGACAGATGCCCTTACGCAAAAGGAACAAAGGCAAACTTTGGTTGTCCTGATGGGTATTCCGTTGTGGAAGGCGATATCGATGGTGATGGCGTGACAGACAGATTGGACAAATGTCCGAATGAAAAAGGAACGAAGACGAATGATGGATGCCCTGATCAGCCTCAATTTGAAAATGAGGATAGTGATGGCGACGGAGTATCGAATCGAATGGACAAATGTCCCACTGCTAAAGGACTCATGGCGAATTCTGGTTGTCCAGAGGGATATCGGACGATTGATTCCGATCAAGATGGGGATGGCGTAGCAAACCTATTGGACAAATGTCCGAATGCCAAGGGAACCAAAAAGAATCACGGATGTCCCGATGGGTACAGAATCGACTAG
- a CDS encoding type II toxin-antitoxin system RelE/ParE family toxin codes for MKVEWTDRAKKDLRKLFDYYKDDAQNVVAKSVTNHIVRQSMLLESLPLLGLVEPELEGKKEEYRSLILGNQKIIYWIEGSRREKGGGEGEGGGKPGAGAGRGGGGGKGGGGETAFL; via the coding sequence ATGAAGGTCGAATGGACAGACCGCGCGAAGAAGGATTTGCGCAAACTTTTTGACTATTACAAAGACGATGCTCAGAATGTGGTTGCCAAAAGCGTTACGAACCATATCGTTCGTCAAAGCATGCTCTTGGAATCACTTCCACTGCTTGGCTTAGTCGAGCCCGAGTTGGAAGGAAAAAAGGAAGAATACCGATCCTTGATCTTGGGCAATCAGAAAATCATTTATTGGATTGAAGGCAGCAGAAGGGAAAAAGGGGGGGGGGAGGGGGAGGGGGGGGGGAAGCCCGGGGCGGGGGCGGGGCGGGGGGGGGGGGGGGGAAAGGGGGGGGGGGGCGAAACCGCCTTTTTATAA
- a CDS encoding class I SAM-dependent methyltransferase, whose protein sequence is MAEQHEDQNQVYYRDYYRFPTRSRWMEKVWSEAFGAEYPAGLDHYGYVTRHDLRVFAERLQLTEGSEILDIGCGKGGPGLWLAKELKLKLTGIDIISEAVDHANQFKESFDLQYSANFMVGEFYKIPLPDQSMDAVISFDSLWAAPNKVQALFEVKRVMKPGAKFLFTYWDLLSIEAIPYFEMTGLKFIHREDTPDWKAYQNRVYDGILRYESELVAEMGAAANMLLYEAKASPPYLDLSVRRIYELGLD, encoded by the coding sequence ATGGCAGAACAGCACGAAGATCAAAATCAGGTGTATTACCGCGACTATTATCGATTTCCGACGCGCAGCCGGTGGATGGAAAAGGTTTGGTCGGAAGCCTTTGGGGCTGAATATCCCGCAGGATTGGATCATTACGGCTATGTGACCCGGCATGATCTCAGGGTCTTTGCCGAGCGGCTGCAACTGACCGAGGGAAGTGAAATCCTGGATATCGGCTGCGGAAAAGGTGGGCCGGGCTTGTGGCTGGCCAAGGAATTGAAGCTGAAATTGACTGGCATTGACATCATTTCCGAAGCTGTGGACCATGCCAATCAGTTCAAGGAATCCTTTGATTTGCAATATTCTGCAAACTTTATGGTCGGCGAATTTTACAAGATTCCGCTGCCGGATCAATCCATGGACGCTGTCATCAGTTTTGATTCGCTATGGGCCGCTCCGAATAAAGTGCAAGCCCTGTTTGAGGTCAAACGCGTGATGAAACCCGGCGCAAAGTTCCTTTTCACCTATTGGGACCTGCTGTCGATCGAGGCCATCCCCTATTTTGAGATGACCGGCCTGAAATTCATCCACCGCGAAGACACACCCGATTGGAAGGCCTATCAAAACCGTGTCTACGATGGCATTCTGCGTTACGAATCCGAACTCGTCGCCGAAATGGGTGCCGCTGCCAATATGCTGCTCTACGAAGCCAAGGCTTCTCCGCCGTACCTGGATTTGAGCGTGCGCCGGATTTATGAATTGGGGTTGGATTGA
- a CDS encoding BlaI/MecI/CopY family transcriptional regulator, producing MQKLTRAEEELMQKIWDLEKAFLKDIIEAMPDPKPAQSTVATLLKIMETKGFIGHKAYGKSFEYFPIVTRKDYTKAYFGQYLNSYFGGSFKKMLHFYMEEDDLDLQTLDELMREHTATLQEK from the coding sequence ATGCAGAAGCTCACACGCGCCGAAGAGGAATTGATGCAAAAGATTTGGGACTTGGAAAAGGCCTTTCTCAAGGACATCATTGAGGCCATGCCGGATCCAAAGCCCGCCCAGAGCACCGTCGCCACCTTGCTCAAGATCATGGAAACCAAGGGTTTCATCGGCCACAAGGCCTACGGAAAATCCTTCGAATACTTCCCCATTGTCACGCGCAAGGACTATACCAAGGCTTATTTCGGGCAATACCTGAACAGCTACTTTGGCGGATCTTTCAAGAAAATGCTGCATTTCTACATGGAGGAAGACGACCTCGACCTCCAAACCCTCGACGAATTGATGCGTGAGCATACCGCAACCCTCCAAGAGAAATAA
- a CDS encoding DUF3857 domain-containing protein: protein MNLRLRPYFLVSIALQLVLLVGAPAFAQKNKTIRQASVPTWVQPITARWNTEVPKEEVSEGIHSLLYDSQHHRPQAAYFRHRTERVLNEMGLETYSEVRVDHDPAYQTLDWHYLRIYRGGKFIDKLDLDEMTVLQMERRSDRHLYDGELSAIIFIEDLRVGDIIDFAYTIHGENPILEDHSVSTVFLNAGFPMDQRFCREILPAAFDGKFKYKNGAPTPKESSFQGLKAYDWHAYNVPAAQYETNVPSDYHPYQAIEISDFGSWDEVRDHVDAFFTKVEWAGPEVIKLADSISGANADSVQKALAALRFVQDQIRYLGMESGINGYQPHPSRQTLEQRFGDCKDKSILLVGLLRAMGLRAWPVLVNTDEKGHIVERLPNPLSFDHCVVKLQLADKTHWLDPTIRNQGGNLHANSRGNWEKGLVIAEGKEALQTVPESPDGAHIEISEEWEIGLVGEPVTIKVITVYLGQEADIMRSSLLGSSVQEFEKAYLNYYASLYGKIERIGELEIEDLREDNRLICTENYKLLNPWTMDNGGKGMQYFELVPSVFYDYIKEVQHPDRKQPWALEYPLHVESHITAKFPTEVRVNSERAEVKSDIFSFSVSSDPTSDMEGLELHFSFENHAPVVEPDDFQKFVEDLQKARKTMVYRVDEDTYGRGKSGRNIFSSQMYEQLQPLIFLGAIGAIAVLLVILVTRAQRRK from the coding sequence ATGAATTTGCGCCTCCGCCCCTATTTCCTTGTTTCCATTGCGCTGCAGCTTGTTTTGCTTGTTGGCGCACCTGCATTCGCCCAGAAGAACAAAACCATCCGGCAGGCTTCCGTTCCGACTTGGGTGCAGCCCATCACCGCAAGGTGGAACACGGAAGTGCCCAAGGAGGAGGTCTCGGAAGGGATTCACAGCCTGCTTTACGATTCGCAGCACCACCGTCCGCAAGCGGCCTATTTTCGCCACCGCACCGAGCGCGTGCTCAACGAAATGGGACTTGAAACCTACTCCGAGGTGCGTGTCGACCACGACCCGGCCTATCAAACCCTCGATTGGCATTATTTGCGCATTTACCGCGGCGGAAAATTCATCGACAAGCTGGATTTGGACGAAATGACGGTCTTGCAAATGGAGCGGCGTTCTGACAGGCACCTCTACGACGGCGAACTGTCTGCGATCATTTTCATCGAGGACCTGCGCGTCGGCGACATCATCGACTTTGCCTACACGATCCATGGCGAAAACCCGATTTTGGAGGACCATTCCGTTTCCACCGTTTTCCTGAATGCCGGCTTTCCGATGGATCAACGGTTTTGCCGAGAGATTCTTCCGGCTGCATTCGATGGGAAATTCAAGTACAAAAACGGTGCCCCAACCCCCAAAGAAAGCAGTTTTCAAGGCCTGAAGGCCTACGATTGGCATGCCTACAATGTGCCGGCCGCGCAATACGAAACCAATGTTCCCTCCGATTACCATCCCTATCAAGCCATCGAAATTTCCGACTTTGGCTCTTGGGATGAGGTGCGGGACCATGTCGATGCGTTTTTTACCAAGGTCGAATGGGCTGGCCCTGAAGTCATCAAGCTTGCTGACAGCATTTCCGGTGCAAATGCGGATTCCGTGCAAAAGGCCTTGGCCGCCTTGCGTTTTGTGCAGGATCAGATTCGCTATTTGGGCATGGAAAGCGGGATCAATGGCTATCAACCGCATCCTTCGCGGCAGACCTTGGAGCAGCGGTTTGGGGACTGCAAAGACAAGTCGATCTTGCTCGTCGGGCTCCTGCGGGCCATGGGCTTGCGGGCGTGGCCGGTGCTCGTAAACACGGATGAAAAGGGTCATATCGTGGAAAGACTGCCCAATCCGCTGAGTTTTGACCATTGCGTTGTCAAGCTGCAATTGGCCGACAAAACCCATTGGCTCGACCCTACGATTCGGAATCAAGGCGGGAATCTGCATGCCAATTCGCGGGGAAATTGGGAAAAGGGTCTCGTGATTGCAGAAGGCAAGGAAGCATTGCAAACCGTGCCCGAAAGTCCGGACGGGGCTCATATTGAAATTTCCGAGGAATGGGAAATCGGCTTGGTCGGCGAACCGGTCACGATCAAGGTCATAACGGTTTATTTGGGACAGGAAGCCGATATCATGCGCAGCAGCCTCCTCGGATCGAGCGTGCAGGAATTCGAAAAGGCCTATCTCAATTATTATGCAAGCTTGTATGGAAAAATCGAGCGCATCGGCGAATTGGAAATCGAAGACCTCCGCGAAGACAACCGCTTGATTTGCACAGAAAACTACAAACTGCTCAATCCGTGGACCATGGACAATGGCGGCAAGGGCATGCAATACTTCGAATTGGTGCCTTCGGTTTTTTACGACTATATCAAGGAGGTGCAGCATCCCGACCGCAAGCAACCCTGGGCGCTGGAGTATCCGCTGCATGTCGAATCGCATATTACCGCAAAATTTCCGACGGAGGTGCGGGTAAACTCTGAAAGAGCCGAGGTGAAGTCCGACATTTTCAGCTTTTCCGTGAGTTCGGATCCCACGAGCGATATGGAAGGGCTTGAATTGCACTTTTCCTTCGAAAACCATGCCCCAGTGGTGGAGCCAGATGATTTTCAGAAATTTGTCGAGGATTTGCAGAAGGCCCGCAAGACGATGGTCTACCGCGTGGACGAAGACACCTATGGGCGTGGCAAAAGCGGAAGAAATATTTTCTCCTCGCAGATGTATGAGCAACTCCAACCGCTGATTTTTCTCGGCGCCATCGGGGCCATTGCGGTGTTGCTTGTGATTCTGGTCACACGGGCGCAACGGAGGAAATGA
- a CDS encoding T9SS type A sorting domain-containing protein: protein MGWIKLGTSNPPSTFGSSGLGGCVGALCIYNGYLYAGGTFGYDVVNASIPLKGVARLNASVGLNDSANERNVSIGPNPAHDMISLNLNGISEITNFTMTNSMGQVIHSQKRMFDQHQIELSSYPSGIYFMTFEAKNERLTRKLVLE, encoded by the coding sequence TTGGGATGGATCAAGTTGGGGACATCTAACCCTCCAAGCACTTTCGGATCTTCAGGGCTTGGTGGATGTGTTGGAGCGCTATGTATCTATAATGGGTATCTATACGCTGGTGGAACGTTTGGTTATGATGTTGTAAATGCTTCAATTCCTTTGAAAGGTGTTGCTAGACTTAATGCTTCAGTGGGACTTAATGATTCCGCAAACGAGAGAAATGTTTCAATCGGACCGAATCCTGCGCATGACATGATTTCCCTCAATTTGAATGGAATATCAGAGATCACAAATTTTACCATGACCAATTCTATGGGGCAAGTCATACATAGTCAGAAAAGAATGTTCGATCAACATCAGATTGAATTGTCTTCTTATCCATCGGGCATATACTTCATGACGTTTGAAGCCAAAAACGAACGATTGACTCGGAAATTGGTCCTTGAATGA
- a CDS encoding penicillin acylase family protein: MAGLRLPCRARPLDGFGPVLKAKQGTFAFRFPGCLDIRSPEQWFRMNKAQNKSEFDAAIQLNALPLFNIVYGDDAGNILLHSGGRIPLRDTTLNWRQPLSGIDSTQIWTNVMPFDRLPHVENPTCGFVYNANNTPLHASGDSCNWEGSFPGLQRFEYNRGEVLGAKLKAHSGPFSAQDLLDIKFDASYADSGTYMQHFKAMYLLEETRTQIADAIRA, translated from the coding sequence TTGGCTGGATTGCGTTTGCCGTGTCGCGCAAGGCCGTTGGACGGATTTGGGCCTGTATTGAAGGCCAAGCAAGGCACGTTTGCCTTCCGTTTTCCGGGATGTTTGGACATTCGGTCTCCCGAGCAGTGGTTTCGCATGAACAAAGCGCAAAACAAGTCCGAATTTGACGCTGCGATTCAGCTGAATGCGCTTCCATTGTTCAATATCGTTTACGGAGATGATGCCGGGAACATCCTGCTGCATTCAGGCGGTAGAATTCCTTTGCGGGATACGACCTTGAATTGGCGTCAGCCATTGTCAGGTATCGATTCGACCCAGATTTGGACGAATGTAATGCCGTTTGACCGATTGCCGCATGTGGAGAATCCGACTTGTGGTTTTGTCTACAATGCCAACAATACCCCGTTGCATGCATCCGGAGACTCTTGCAATTGGGAGGGCAGTTTTCCGGGATTGCAGCGGTTTGAATACAACCGTGGCGAAGTTTTAGGCGCGAAATTGAAGGCCCATTCCGGTCCATTTTCCGCACAAGACCTGCTCGACATTAAGTTTGATGCATCTTACGCTGATTCCGGTACTTATATGCAGCATTTCAAAGCGATGTATTTATTGGAAGAAACGCGTACCCAAATTGCAGATGCCATTCGAGCTTAA
- a CDS encoding type II toxin-antitoxin system RelE/ParE family toxin, with protein sequence MKWTVFHSKRSEDELEQIRAYLHDEFGKASAKKFLEKIDKAIRKIESQPESNPSTKKHKSLRRCSIKPYTVMFYQIVLDEIEIVAIVDSRRDFIDP encoded by the coding sequence GTGAAGTGGACGGTTTTTCATTCGAAGCGATCCGAAGACGAACTGGAGCAAATCCGAGCTTACCTACATGATGAATTTGGCAAGGCATCCGCCAAGAAATTTCTTGAAAAAATCGACAAGGCAATTCGGAAGATCGAATCGCAGCCCGAATCAAACCCATCTACGAAAAAACACAAAAGCCTTCGCAGGTGCAGTATCAAACCCTATACCGTTATGTTTTACCAAATCGTTTTGGACGAAATCGAAATCGTCGCCATTGTTGATTCCCGTCGCGATTTCATAGATCCCTGA